Below is a genomic region from Prolixibacteraceae bacterium.
ACTTTCAATTCCTGCGAGTGATAGAACCGTTGGAACAATATCTACTTGACTCGAAAGAGTGTTTAAACGTTCTTTTGGAACATCAGGCCCTAGTATAAGTGCTGGAATATGGAATTTATGAACAGGAACAATAGCATCTCCATACGTTCTTGTATTATGGTCTGCAATGATCACAAAAATAGTGTTCTTAAAATATTCTTCCTTTTTTGCCATTTCAAAGAATTGACCTATAGCATGATCTGCATATTTCATTGCATTATGAACGGTTGCAGGATTCTCTTTGTCGTAAAGCTCAATGCTATTTTCAGGATATTCGAATGGTGCGTGATTAGAAGTACTAAGCATAAGTGCAAAGAATGGCTTATCCCCCTTTTGTTTAAATACTTCATTTGCTTTGATGACAAGATCTTCATCACAAACTCCCCACGCTCCTTTAAAAATAGGATTCTTAAAAGTAGGTTCGTCATATACATTCTGGATGCCATTCCCTTTAAAGAATGTTTTCATGTCATCAAAATTACTCATTCCACCATATACGAAGTTCGTATCGTAGCCTAAGCTTTGAAGTAGAGCGGCAACAGTAAAGAAGTTATTTGTTGATTTACCTAGTTTAACCACACTTCTTCCAGGAGTTGGTAAAAATCCAGCGACAGTACCTTCAATTCCTCTAACGGTACGAGTACCTGTTGAATATAAATTTGTCAATAACATTCCATCCTTACTTAAGCGATCAATATTAGGTGTTAGAGGTAGCCCTCCTAGACATCCAACATATTCTGCTCCAAGACTCTCTTGTAAGAAAATAACAACGTTCTTAGGCTTATTTGACTTTATCGAAGGGGTTTGTTTATGAAAAAATGGAATTTCACTATTAACCTCTTTGTCCCAATGTGCCTGACTAGTTCTTTCAATTCTTTTTATTACTTCAGCAATAGGCATTTGACCATATCTTCTAGAAGGATCTTTTTCATCTTTCATCTTTAAGTAGGCACAAAAAACAGAGAAAGTTGAATTAAGACTCAACTCGTTTGCCATTTTACTGACGTTACTAAAATATGCGGTACTAATATTGGCAGGGCGAGGAGAGAAGCTAGACCTTGCTCCTATAAACACTAGACCAGCCATCAAAGGGAAAGCAATAATACTTTTTTTGATAGTAAACTGGGTGTAGTTATTAATAACACTACTAAATATTTTTCTAGATAGAATGGCAACAACAGTCGTAAATATTATCGTGAAAAGTACACTCCATGGATTGTTACCTAGAACCGTTTGAGATACCTCTTTCATATGGTCAAGGTATTCAATGAAGATTCTGTCAGGGCGTAAATCGTACTGTTCAATAAAAGCATATGTTGACATCTCCATCATAAAAACAATAGTCACAAAGAGCGTGAAATACAGTGTCCAGATGGTCTTCACTTTAAGTATAAACCTCTTTGGAACGAAGGTGAATACGAGTAGAGGTATTAGAGAGAAATAAGATATTGGAATTAAGTCAATTCGTAGACCTAATATAAATATTTTCCATAATTCAGGTTCCATTGAAATTCGATCCCAATAGATTATCATATATGCTAACCTAAATAGTGTCGTAATGACCAAGGTTAAAAAGCCCATTGTCAAAATTGGTGCTAGTGATTTTGACTTTAAAAGGATCTTTTCGATACGTTTAAACATGGTGTTTGCTTGTTTGTTAAATTTGATATGTAAAGATCATTATAATTTTTAAAAAAATATGACAACAATACTCTAAATTATAGTGCACAGTTAGGTTAAATGTTATGTTGTGTTAAAATTAATCAGAAGGGTTTCTTAATTTGATTAAATGTAATATTTTTGACTGAACGTTTGGTCAAAATAAAAATAATGCCAAGAACAGAAGAACAGAATAAGACAATAAGAGTCGAGAGAAAGCAGCAGATAATGGATGCTGCAATGAGGTTATTTTCAGAAAAGAATCCTACTGAAGTCTCAATTGCAACTATTGCAAAAGAGGCCGGTGTTTCGAAAGGTCTTATGTACTCATATTTTAAGAGCAAGGATGAATTAGAGTTGTCTATTATGAATAGTACGATTGATGAGATAATGGAGATCTTTCTTGTATCAAATAAAGTGATTGAAGGACCTGATGATTTTACAAATCGCATTAATCGACTGTTCGATCATGTGATAAATAATGTCGCTACTTGGAAAATTTATACTCAGTTGATTTTGCAATCTAAGATGAAAGAATTCTTAATGTCTCCAAAAATACAAGATGTGATGGGGTGGTATCAGGAGCAGCTTTTTAATTATTTGCAAAAACAGGGGTTTGAAGATCCAGCAAAAGAAATAATTATTGTTGGAGCCTTGATAGATGGGATAAGTATTCAATATGTTTCGGCCCCAGAATTTATAGATATAAATATAGTACGTAATCATATATTAGATGTGTATGCAAAGAAATGTTAAATCAGTATTGCTGTTTTTAATAATAGCAATAGGATGTATGAAGGCTTCTGCACAAGATGCCCAAGCGATTGTCAAAAAATCTTATGATTTGATGAGAGGGACTTCCAGTTATAGTGAGGCAACGATGGCTATTATTCGTCCAAGATACACTAGAACACTTCAGTTTAAATCATGGTCAAAAGGAACTGACTATTCGTTGGTTTATGTAATGTCACCAGCCAAAGATAAAGGGCAAGTATCTTTGAAAAGAGATAATGAAATGTGGAATTGGATGCCGTCAATTAGGCGGATGATCAAGATTCCACCAAGTATGATGAATCAGTCATGGATGGGGTCAGATCTAACAAATGATGATATCGTTAAGGAGTCGTCTATTGTGGATGATTATGATCATAAAATTCTAGGTGAAGAGAGTGTTGGAGGCGAAGATTGTTGGGAAATAGAGTTGGTGCCACATGAGGATGCAGCTGTCGTTTGGGGTAAAATTGTTTCAATGATTAGTAAAAAGAATGGATATACGCTTCAAAATAAGTATTATGATGAAGATGAGGAGTTAGTAAATACTGAGAGCATGTCGAAGGTGAAAAAAGTTGGAGACAGAACAATTCCTACCTTTTACGAAGTGATTCCTGCGGATAAGCCTGGTCAAAAGACCACCATGAGTATGGATATAATCCGATTTGGTGAGAAATTAAATGATAATTTCTTTAGTATTCAAAATGCCAAAAGAGTTAGGTAATTATGAGCAATGAAATAAGAATTGCATGGCGAAATCTTTGGCGTAATAAACGTCGAACATGGACCATGATTTCATCGATGTTCTTCGGAGTATTGATCTGTAGCTTTATGACAGGAATGCAGGAAGGAATGTACTCCTCTATGATTAATAATACTGTGGATAAATATCTTGGTTATTATCAAATACAAGAGGAGCATTATTGGGAAGACAAGACCATTAATAATTCGATGCCTTTTGATAATCAACTGCTTCAACGTTGGTCTGTGTCAGGAACAACCTTTGTTCCGAAATTAGATACATATGCTCTAGTGGCATTTGAAGAAAAGTCTAGACCAGTCTTGGTGAAAGGGATAGATGTGATGAAAGAGATTCAGATGAGTCATTTTGATGCCCAACTGAAAGAAGGCGAGATGCTTAATGCTAAAGATCAATCTGTGATTATTGGATATGCACTTGCAAAGTATTTACATGTTTCTTTGGGAGATTCACTGGTTTTTTTAGGACAAGGATACCATGGGCAATCTGCTGCTGCACTCCTTCCAATAAAGGGAATTGTTAAAGACCCAATTCCTTCTGTAGACAAACGG
It encodes:
- a CDS encoding TetR/AcrR family transcriptional regulator → MPRTEEQNKTIRVERKQQIMDAAMRLFSEKNPTEVSIATIAKEAGVSKGLMYSYFKSKDELELSIMNSTIDEIMEIFLVSNKVIEGPDDFTNRINRLFDHVINNVATWKIYTQLILQSKMKEFLMSPKIQDVMGWYQEQLFNYLQKQGFEDPAKEIIIVGALIDGISIQYVSAPEFIDINIVRNHILDVYAKKC
- a CDS encoding outer membrane lipoprotein-sorting protein codes for the protein MQRNVKSVLLFLIIAIGCMKASAQDAQAIVKKSYDLMRGTSSYSEATMAIIRPRYTRTLQFKSWSKGTDYSLVYVMSPAKDKGQVSLKRDNEMWNWMPSIRRMIKIPPSMMNQSWMGSDLTNDDIVKESSIVDDYDHKILGEESVGGEDCWEIELVPHEDAAVVWGKIVSMISKKNGYTLQNKYYDEDEELVNTESMSKVKKVGDRTIPTFYEVIPADKPGQKTTMSMDIIRFGEKLNDNFFSIQNAKRVR
- a CDS encoding LTA synthase family protein; this encodes MFKRIEKILLKSKSLAPILTMGFLTLVITTLFRLAYMIIYWDRISMEPELWKIFILGLRIDLIPISYFSLIPLLVFTFVPKRFILKVKTIWTLYFTLFVTIVFMMEMSTYAFIEQYDLRPDRIFIEYLDHMKEVSQTVLGNNPWSVLFTIIFTTVVAILSRKIFSSVINNYTQFTIKKSIIAFPLMAGLVFIGARSSFSPRPANISTAYFSNVSKMANELSLNSTFSVFCAYLKMKDEKDPSRRYGQMPIAEVIKRIERTSQAHWDKEVNSEIPFFHKQTPSIKSNKPKNVVIFLQESLGAEYVGCLGGLPLTPNIDRLSKDGMLLTNLYSTGTRTVRGIEGTVAGFLPTPGRSVVKLGKSTNNFFTVAALLQSLGYDTNFVYGGMSNFDDMKTFFKGNGIQNVYDEPTFKNPIFKGAWGVCDEDLVIKANEVFKQKGDKPFFALMLSTSNHAPFEYPENSIELYDKENPATVHNAMKYADHAIGQFFEMAKKEEYFKNTIFVIIADHNTRTYGDAIVPVHKFHIPALILGPDVPKERLNTLSSQVDIVPTVLSLAGIESNHPMIGNDLTTLPKDKGRAIMQFGQNHAYRTGNKVVIHQPNLPAKTYLYKENKLELIDSDTEMEKDGLAYALLPWYLYSNRLYTLKKQDL